Proteins encoded together in one Hymenobacter monticola window:
- a CDS encoding NAD-dependent epimerase/dehydratase family protein, producing MQKTALLAGATGLIGSQLLPLLLQSERYAKVIVVGRRAVPILHPKLVQVTTELDKLEDVRLKLIADDVYCCLGTTMAQAGSKEAFFKVDFLYVVQLAAVAASNFASQLLVVSSMGADAESRIYYSRVKGEMETAVRQTPFRAIHIFRPSLLLGERAQPRLGERIAAVVLKALNPLMRGPLLKYRPVTGAAVAAAMLHAAQDDGGGVRVHESAELALAQPRT from the coding sequence ATGCAAAAAACCGCTTTACTCGCCGGGGCCACGGGCCTGATTGGGTCGCAACTGCTGCCGCTGCTGCTGCAGTCGGAGCGGTACGCCAAGGTGATTGTGGTGGGGCGCCGGGCCGTGCCCATCCTCCACCCCAAGCTGGTGCAGGTGACCACGGAGCTGGACAAGCTGGAAGACGTGCGCCTCAAGCTCATTGCCGACGACGTGTACTGCTGCCTGGGCACCACCATGGCGCAGGCGGGCTCGAAGGAGGCGTTTTTCAAGGTTGATTTTCTGTACGTGGTGCAGCTGGCGGCGGTGGCGGCCAGCAACTTTGCCTCGCAGCTGCTGGTGGTGAGCAGCATGGGCGCCGACGCCGAAAGCCGCATCTACTACAGCCGCGTGAAGGGCGAGATGGAAACCGCCGTGCGCCAGACGCCGTTTCGGGCCATCCATATTTTCCGGCCCTCGCTGCTGCTCGGCGAGCGGGCGCAGCCCCGCCTGGGCGAGCGAATTGCCGCTGTGGTACTGAAAGCCCTGAACCCGCTGATGCGCGGCCCGCTGCTGAAGTACCGGCCCGTAACTGGGGCCGCCGTGGCCGCCGCCATGCTCCACGCCGCCCAGGACGATGGCGGTGGCGTGCGCGTGCACGAGTCGGCGGAGCTGGCGTTGGCGCAGCCGCGCACCTGA
- a CDS encoding CvfB family protein, which yields MASLLLGDYNDLEVARETSIGLYLTSDDGDLLLPEKYVEAGTRVGDIVRVFVYRDSEDRLIATNLRPLALVDSYAALTVKDHGPAGAFLDWGLEKDLLLPYRNQRRDLRVGERVLVYVYLDEESDRLVASAKWKQFLKNTPFPGQPGDEVRLLVADETELGYPVIVNGTHQGLLFHNEVFRPLRLGETLPGFLKQVRADGKLDVRLQQTGYGEVESATDTLLKALKAAPGGRLPLGDKSLAEDVYRRVGMSKKVFKKALGALFRQGLVLLEPEATVLK from the coding sequence ATGGCCAGCCTCCTCCTCGGCGATTACAACGACCTCGAAGTAGCCCGCGAAACCAGCATCGGCCTCTACCTCACCTCCGACGACGGCGACCTGCTGCTGCCCGAAAAGTACGTGGAGGCCGGCACCCGCGTGGGCGACATCGTGCGCGTGTTCGTGTACCGCGACTCCGAAGACCGCCTCATTGCCACCAACCTGCGGCCACTGGCCCTGGTGGATAGCTACGCCGCCCTCACCGTGAAGGACCACGGCCCGGCCGGCGCCTTCCTGGACTGGGGCCTGGAAAAAGACCTGCTCCTGCCCTACCGCAACCAGCGCCGCGACCTGCGCGTGGGCGAGCGGGTGCTGGTGTACGTGTACCTCGACGAGGAAAGCGACCGGCTGGTGGCCTCGGCCAAGTGGAAGCAGTTTCTGAAAAACACGCCCTTTCCCGGCCAGCCCGGCGACGAGGTGCGCCTGCTGGTGGCCGACGAAACCGAGCTGGGCTACCCCGTCATCGTGAACGGCACGCACCAGGGGCTGCTGTTTCATAACGAAGTATTCCGGCCCCTGCGCCTGGGCGAAACCCTGCCCGGCTTCCTCAAACAAGTGCGGGCCGACGGCAAGCTCGACGTGCGCCTGCAGCAAACCGGCTACGGCGAAGTGGAATCGGCCACCGACACGCTGCTCAAGGCCCTCAAGGCCGCGCCGGGCGGCCGCCTGCCGCTGGGCGACAAAAGCCTGGCCGAGGACGTGTACCGCCGCGTGGGCATGAGCAAAAAGGTGTTCAAGAAGGCGCTGGGCGCGCTGTTCCGGCAGGGCCTGGTGCTGCTGGAGCCGGAGGCGACGGTGTTGAAGTAA
- a CDS encoding winged helix-turn-helix transcriptional regulator produces the protein MYQKKIANTLSCGSVLTKEVLHGKWKSTLLACISQGIRRPSAMHRTIPSATRRVLNVQLAEMEQHGLVSKTIFPELPPRVEYQLTSLGQSLLPVIEVMEQWGNAHRPELEQVLAVSLAELPG, from the coding sequence ATGTATCAGAAAAAAATCGCCAACACGCTGAGCTGCGGCTCGGTGCTAACCAAGGAAGTGCTGCACGGCAAATGGAAATCAACCTTGCTCGCGTGCATTTCCCAGGGCATTCGGCGGCCCAGCGCCATGCACCGCACCATCCCTAGCGCTACGCGGCGCGTGCTCAACGTGCAGCTGGCGGAAATGGAGCAGCACGGCCTAGTTTCTAAAACCATCTTCCCCGAATTGCCGCCCCGGGTGGAGTACCAGCTCACGAGCCTGGGGCAGTCGCTGCTGCCCGTGATTGAGGTGATGGAACAATGGGGCAACGCCCACCGCCCGGAGCTGGAACAGGTGCTGGCGGTGAGCTTAGCCGAGCTGCCCGGATAA
- a CDS encoding SDR family NAD(P)-dependent oxidoreductase produces MGKLTGKVAVITGGTSGMALATAKLFVAEGAYVFITGRHQEKLDAAVQAIGRNVTGVLGDAANLADLDRLYETVQREKGTIDVLFASAGAAGFGKLGEVTEELFDTIFDLNVRGTLFTVQKALPLFAAGGSILLNGSGASIKGYPANSVYSASKATLRAFVRGWVVDLQDRGIRVNLLSPGAIDTPMMAATGAEFKAQIAALIPRGEMGRPEEIAAAALFLASADASFVNGIELFVDGGMGQI; encoded by the coding sequence ATGGGAAAACTCACCGGAAAAGTGGCCGTCATCACCGGCGGCACGTCGGGCATGGCCTTGGCCACCGCCAAATTATTTGTGGCCGAAGGGGCCTACGTCTTCATCACGGGCCGCCACCAGGAAAAGCTCGATGCCGCCGTGCAAGCCATTGGCCGCAACGTGACCGGGGTGCTGGGCGACGCCGCCAACCTGGCCGACCTCGACCGCCTCTACGAGACCGTGCAGCGGGAAAAGGGCACCATCGACGTGCTGTTTGCCAGCGCGGGGGCAGCCGGCTTCGGCAAGCTGGGCGAGGTCACCGAAGAACTCTTCGATACCATCTTCGACCTGAACGTGCGCGGCACGCTCTTCACCGTGCAGAAAGCCCTGCCCCTATTCGCAGCAGGCGGCTCGATTTTACTCAACGGGTCGGGTGCTTCCATCAAAGGCTATCCGGCCAACAGCGTGTACAGCGCCAGCAAGGCCACGCTTCGGGCCTTCGTGCGGGGCTGGGTAGTCGACTTGCAGGACCGCGGCATTCGGGTGAACCTGCTGAGCCCGGGCGCCATTGATACGCCCATGATGGCCGCCACCGGCGCCGAGTTCAAGGCCCAGATTGCCGCCCTGATTCCGCGCGGGGAAATGGGCCGCCCCGAAGAAATTGCCGCTGCTGCCCTGTTCCTGGCTTCGGCCGATGCCAGCTTCGTCAACGGCATTGAGCTCTTCGTCGACGGCGGCATGGGCCAGATTTAG
- a CDS encoding arsenate reductase ArsC, translating into MKTFLFVCIENANRSQMAQAFATMHGGAQVAAYSAGSRPSGVINPKAVAAMAELGYDLGNHASKSLDEVRDQQFDYVVTMGCGDACPFIAARHRVDWQIPDPKHLAPAEFREVRDLVGRQVRALLQEAGVTPAIG; encoded by the coding sequence ATGAAAACCTTCCTCTTCGTCTGCATCGAAAACGCCAACCGCAGCCAGATGGCCCAGGCTTTTGCCACCATGCACGGCGGCGCACAGGTGGCGGCCTACAGCGCCGGCTCGCGCCCCTCGGGTGTCATCAACCCCAAAGCCGTGGCGGCCATGGCCGAGTTGGGCTACGACCTGGGCAACCACGCCAGCAAGAGCCTTGACGAGGTGCGCGACCAGCAATTCGACTACGTGGTGACCATGGGCTGCGGCGACGCCTGCCCCTTTATCGCGGCCCGGCACCGCGTCGACTGGCAGATTCCCGACCCCAAGCACCTGGCACCGGCCGAGTTCCGCGAAGTGCGCGACCTGGTGGGACGGCAGGTGCGGGCGCTGCTGCAGGAGGCGGGGGTGACGCCGGCAATCGGCTAA
- a CDS encoding MIP/aquaporin family protein encodes MPLTLRQCLLAEVLGTAILLIFGTGAAVVNEQTHALGHGGVAAAFGLVVFLLIQSLGESSGCHLNPAVTVGFWAAGRFPGRRVLPYAAAQLLGAALGSGLVKLVAAPGSNLGATLPAHGAMQALGIETFLTFGLMLVILRVTAGSKEVGMLAGLAISATVGLEALVGGPLTGASMNPARSLSPALLSGVWTDWWLYIVGPVAGALLAVACDRLLQPRAAN; translated from the coding sequence ATGCCGCTAACCTTACGCCAATGCCTGCTGGCCGAGGTGCTGGGCACGGCCATCTTGTTGATTTTCGGGACCGGCGCGGCCGTGGTGAACGAGCAAACCCACGCGCTGGGGCACGGCGGCGTGGCAGCGGCCTTCGGGCTGGTGGTGTTCCTGCTGATTCAGAGCCTGGGCGAGAGCAGCGGCTGCCACCTCAACCCGGCCGTGACGGTGGGCTTCTGGGCGGCGGGGCGGTTCCCGGGGCGGCGGGTGCTGCCCTACGCGGCGGCGCAACTGCTGGGCGCGGCCCTGGGCAGCGGGCTGGTGAAGCTGGTGGCCGCGCCGGGCTCGAACCTGGGCGCCACGCTGCCGGCCCACGGCGCCATGCAGGCCCTGGGCATCGAGACCTTCCTCACCTTCGGGCTGATGCTGGTGATTTTGCGCGTCACGGCCGGCTCGAAGGAAGTGGGCATGCTGGCGGGACTGGCCATCAGTGCCACGGTGGGGCTGGAGGCGCTGGTGGGCGGCCCGCTCACGGGTGCGAGCATGAACCCGGCCCGCTCCCTCTCCCCCGCCCTGCTCAGCGGCGTCTGGACCGACTGGTGGCTGTACATCGTAGGCCCGGTGGCCGGCGCGCTGCTGGCCGTGGCGTGCGACCGGCTGCTGCAGCCGCGGGCGGCGAATTAA
- a CDS encoding GNAT family N-acetyltransferase, translated as MNILPLTAAHWPAARAIYAEGIATGTATFSTDVPAWADWDAGHLPTCRLVAVDDDGQTVRGWAALSPVSGRCVYAGVAEVSVYVAAAARGRGVGRALLAALVRESEQNGLWTLQAGIFPENVASVRLHEAAGFRQVGRRERIGQLRGQWRDTLLLERRSAVVGTEVAACNSTAACR; from the coding sequence ATGAACATTCTTCCGCTCACCGCGGCGCACTGGCCCGCGGCCCGCGCCATCTACGCCGAGGGCATCGCCACCGGCACAGCTACCTTCAGCACCGACGTTCCCGCCTGGGCCGACTGGGACGCCGGCCACCTGCCCACGTGCCGCTTGGTGGCCGTGGACGATGACGGCCAAACGGTGCGGGGCTGGGCGGCGCTCTCGCCCGTATCGGGGCGCTGCGTGTACGCGGGCGTGGCCGAGGTGAGCGTGTATGTGGCCGCGGCCGCCCGGGGGCGCGGCGTGGGCCGGGCACTGCTGGCAGCACTGGTGCGGGAGTCGGAACAAAACGGTCTCTGGACCTTGCAGGCCGGCATTTTCCCTGAAAACGTGGCTAGTGTACGCTTACATGAGGCGGCGGGCTTTCGGCAGGTGGGGCGGCGCGAGCGCATCGGCCAGCTGCGCGGGCAGTGGCGCGACACGCTGCTGCTGGAGCGGCGTAGTGCCGTAGTGGGCACGGAAGTGGCAGCTTGTAATTCGACCGCCGCATGCCGCTAA
- a CDS encoding ArsI/CadI family heavy metal resistance metalloenzyme, with protein MEPAVFPRMHVSLYVSDLAATVNFYTAFFGQPAAKIKRGYAKYVLDRPSLIISFVENAARVQSHFGHLGFQVETVAELDERLAAARRAGLVSREEMGTNCCYAKQDKFWVLDPDGVEWEVYYFHADAEFNDPRYQDEYDAASDSSQCCIAPAAAPATAEVLTTAPMAFTLVDTSAAAATCTPGGGCC; from the coding sequence ATGGAACCCGCCGTTTTCCCTCGCATGCACGTTTCGCTGTACGTGTCCGATTTGGCCGCTACGGTCAACTTCTATACTGCCTTCTTTGGGCAGCCAGCCGCTAAAATCAAGCGCGGCTACGCCAAGTACGTGCTTGACCGGCCTTCGCTCATCATCTCCTTTGTGGAGAATGCGGCGCGGGTGCAAAGCCACTTCGGCCACCTGGGCTTCCAGGTAGAAACCGTGGCCGAGCTCGACGAGCGCCTGGCCGCTGCCCGGCGGGCGGGCCTGGTGAGCCGCGAGGAAATGGGCACCAACTGCTGCTACGCCAAGCAGGATAAGTTCTGGGTGCTCGACCCAGACGGCGTGGAGTGGGAGGTGTACTACTTCCACGCCGATGCCGAGTTCAACGACCCGCGCTACCAGGACGAGTACGATGCGGCCAGCGACAGCAGCCAGTGCTGCATTGCCCCGGCCGCGGCGCCGGCCACTGCCGAGGTGCTGACCACTGCGCCCATGGCCTTCACGCTGGTGGATACTTCGGCTGCGGCGGCCACGTGCACGCCGGGCGGCGGGTGCTGCTGA
- a CDS encoding ArsR/SmtB family transcription factor: protein MAIHKHQEFDAEAQELATLAKALGHPARVAIVRLLAQRQACVCGDLVLALPLSQSTVSQHLKELKAAGLVQGEVDGPRVCYCLSPTGWARARQLLGGLLAELPAAAANCGC, encoded by the coding sequence ATGGCCATTCACAAACACCAGGAATTTGATGCCGAGGCCCAGGAGCTGGCAACCTTAGCGAAGGCTTTGGGGCATCCGGCGCGGGTGGCCATTGTGCGGCTACTGGCCCAGCGGCAGGCCTGCGTGTGCGGCGACCTGGTGCTGGCGCTGCCGCTGTCGCAGAGCACCGTGTCGCAGCACCTCAAGGAGCTGAAAGCCGCCGGCCTGGTGCAGGGCGAAGTAGACGGCCCGCGCGTGTGCTACTGCCTTTCGCCCACGGGTTGGGCCCGCGCCCGGCAGCTGCTGGGCGGCCTGCTGGCCGAGCTGCCGGCGGCAGCGGCCAATTGTGGCTGTTAA
- a CDS encoding energy transducer TonB, which yields MTHSLRFFSLLGLFGLLGAGQSRAQSGPYASMPARPAAAVSTPAAAPAPPMVPAAPTINPDSVFINPEVRPQFVGGDKAFKAYLAKSIRYPQQALQRHVSGRVLVNFVLNAQGRVTDAHVISGPGSGLNDEALRLVWLMPPWEPARSNGQPVRVACTVPIAFSADR from the coding sequence GTGACCCATTCTCTACGATTCTTTTCTTTGCTGGGCCTGTTCGGGCTCCTGGGCGCGGGCCAAAGCCGGGCTCAGTCGGGGCCCTACGCTTCGATGCCGGCCCGCCCCGCGGCAGCGGTGAGCACGCCCGCCGCCGCGCCCGCGCCGCCCATGGTGCCGGCGGCCCCCACCATCAACCCCGATTCGGTCTTCATCAACCCCGAGGTGCGGCCCCAGTTTGTGGGGGGCGACAAGGCCTTCAAAGCGTATTTGGCCAAGTCCATCCGCTACCCGCAGCAGGCGCTGCAGCGCCACGTATCGGGCCGGGTGCTGGTCAACTTCGTACTCAACGCCCAGGGCAGAGTGACCGATGCCCACGTCATTAGCGGCCCCGGCAGCGGCCTCAACGACGAAGCCCTGCGCCTGGTGTGGCTGATGCCGCCCTGGGAGCCCGCCCGCTCGAACGGCCAGCCCGTGCGCGTGGCCTGCACCGTGCCCATCGCCTTCTCCGCCGACCGTTAA